Proteins encoded within one genomic window of Paraburkholderia sp. HP33-1:
- a CDS encoding ribonuclease, with translation MKRAWGFSCILALCAILGGCGKGGSQNAAQEPGASASQAQVQPGQAASEASAASGAQERGALGTVTKAQLPGEATETLRLIKAGGPFPFSEDGVLFRNSAGLLPQHPRGYYHAYTVRTPGSTDRGQRRIVCGGPRRQASDCYYTEDYYASFKRIAG, from the coding sequence ATGAAACGAGCTTGGGGTTTCTCCTGCATCCTCGCCTTGTGCGCGATCCTCGGCGGATGTGGCAAAGGCGGATCGCAAAACGCTGCCCAGGAACCAGGCGCATCTGCGAGTCAGGCGCAGGTTCAGCCGGGGCAAGCCGCGAGCGAAGCATCCGCCGCATCGGGCGCGCAGGAGCGGGGTGCGCTGGGCACTGTCACCAAGGCGCAGTTGCCGGGGGAAGCAACCGAAACACTGCGTCTGATCAAAGCGGGCGGCCCTTTTCCTTTTTCCGAGGACGGTGTCCTGTTCCGCAACAGCGCGGGATTGCTGCCGCAGCATCCGCGCGGCTACTACCACGCATACACAGTTCGCACGCCAGGTTCGACGGATCGCGGGCAGCGCCGGATTGTGTGTGGCGGACCGCGCAGGCAGGCGAGCGACTGTTACTACACCGAGGATTACTACGCCAGTTTCAAACGCATTGCAGGATAA